The sequence TCCCTACTCAATAATCACGTTGAATAGGAGATCATTTAAATGGGAGCTCAGCTCAAGTCCTTGACAACAGAACAAGACTTACATCCACTGGCGATGCTGAAGCCACTTGTGCCACTGGTGCccgcttctaaaaaaaaaaaaaaaaaaaaaaacatgcagttaCAAATTTACACGTTCTTTTAATACTGGATTCATATACCTTTAGTAGTCGTTCCTTCTAGTGTttgagtagtagtagtaatcctGGATGTACATTGGTGTCAATAAATGGTCTCAAAATTAACAACCTCcggtgcattattattattattattattattattattattattagacttagacttgactttattgatccctttgggatggctccctctggtaaatttacatgtccagcagcaatgagaacagataataaaataaaaaataattcaatcaatcaataaaaaggttattacaccagatattgaattaataatgataataataaaaataaaaaaatacaaattaaatcaatcaataaataaggttattacagtcttccctcgctataacgcggttcacttttcgcggtctcgctgtatcgcggatttttttaagtgcaattttgcacatttttttttacagtaatatacccattttataaaatttatgaaggtttgaacattggcgatgtttgaacaagagagaaatgtgagaacatgtaaatgcctcaatgagaaaagtgtataaattgtgcggtcggggattttagagccttaaaaacatttataagagttgtaaaacataaagctaactacttcgcggatttcatttattgcgggtattttttggaacctaaccccagcggaaaacgagggaacactgtacagtacaccagagattgaattaataataataataataataataataataataataataataataataataattttattattattattattattattattattacagctgTTAACTGCTTACTTTTAAAACGGTTGTCAAATACCATGTTGTGATAGTCATTTTGTATGATTTGCAATGAGAGGTGGGGTGAGAGAACCTCAAAATCAAATTTTGCTTGGAGTGGCAGCCCCGCTTGAGATGTTTATCTCATTGTgactgtacatttaaaaacgGTTCGATTAGGCCTCTCAATCATTCAATAAAAGTGACTTGAGCTTGCTAGGCCGTTGTGTCACGGTGACCTTTTTCCTGGCTTTGGCATCTTCCTTATGCACTCTGGCACACATGACACACAGCTTGTTGAAAACGGTTAAATTAAGACCAACAAGTCACACACAATGTCACATGTGCTAGGTAAAACCGGCCACCATGTGTGTACAAATTGGAACTTCTTCTTCCGCTttacgaggggaaaaaaaggctcaGCTAGGTACTCGATAGTCTTGGCATCCAACTGAATCTTCTTCTTGTTAATGTTAGCATAATATTAAGAGAATTCAAGATAAAAAGACCGGCTGAGGGGTTTTCCCGAACTCAAACTTTTTAACACGTTTGAAAGTGAAAGCAAATTTAATCAACCCCGCCCTAATTTTTGGTCGCGCTTTTTCCAGTGTGCTGTCGCTTAGGAGCGATTACATAGATAATAAATAGTCATTACCGCTACTTTGTTTCTCCTCCAGGAAGCCAATCTTCTCCAGCGACTTATTGATAACTTCGCAAGCTTCATCTTTGCCCAGCGATGAAATCAAGACACTCAGTAGGTCCTCTGCGGTGCTGTACGTGCCTTCCTTCAACGACCCTCGGCTCACCAGTAGCGTACACAACTGTTGAAAGTTGTTGCTTGTCAATTTTGACAGCGTTTGCCTCACTTTAGCTACTCTTCCGGTCATCTTTTTTTCTCAAAGTCGAGTTGCCTACAGTCTTGCTCTCCGAGACAGTCTcggaagttttttgtttgttagggGTGGGGGGCTGGGTAATCGTAAGGAAAGCCCATCTGGACAAACTAGTTTGCACATGGTGAACACGAGCGACTTGTAAAATTTTGGCCGCTGTGTGGCGAGGTTGTATGGTACAATTACTCTCTCTCGGTACTGGTGGCGCGGGTTCGCTTCCGGCCCGGGAACCACGCTTGTTCGTGtgagtacgtgtgtgtgtgtaatttgtggattaaaaaaaaaaaaaaagacaaaaactgtAAGATTTAATAGTTACTTTTCAGTAGATGGCAACCATTCACATTGCACCATCAAAGACAGCAGTAGTTTCAGCACGTTTGATTACAGCGTAGTCGATGATTTGtaataaataagtaaagaaagaaagaaagaaagaaagtaataataataataataataataagcccgTGTGGTCAAACCAACAGTATGCTGTATATTTTTGAAAGAATATGAAATTTACAGAACTGATGAGAAAAATAAATGGCATGCCATTCAAATTAAATGGAGTTATGTCTGTTGGTTTTTATAGGCTTTGGAATTATTTTCACGCACGGATCTGTAAActttttcagtattatttttatttgattttatcatAGTAACTGTTTTGTGCTTGCGTTGCTGTGAAATACTAAATTCAAGAAGACATTAAACTATAAAGAAACAATCGCTCCTCTGGTGATGGAAATACCCCTGAACGGTTGAGCACATGACGTCATCAAAACGCGCCGACTATACTCGTGCGACTCACCGCTGGTGAACACACCTCAAATTGTAATTTGCTGCTAATGAAGGTGTCGAAATGCCTATGAAAGGAAGATTCCCGATCAGGAGGACGCTGCAGTATCTCCAGAACGGCGACATCATCTTTAAACCCCGAGTGAAAGTGATGACAGTCAACTACAACACGCAGGGAGAGCTCAGCGACGGAGCAAGGTCAGCACTCACATAATTAGCGAACATAACCACAGCTTTACTTACATCTTGTTGTATTTTCTACTGCTTTTATTTTCTCCGCAGGAAATTTGTGTTCTTCAATATTCCTCAGATTCAGTACAAAAACCCGTGGGTCCAAATAATGATGTTCAAAAACATGACGCCGTCGCCCTTCTTGAGATTTTACTTAGGTTTGTTCTTTGAATGCTATAACTGCAtttcagtgtttcccaacctatTGCTCCAAGTAACGTGCTTTAGCAAACATCTCGCAGCGCACCACCAGACAAACTAAAATGTCCCCAAAAGTGGATGCACGGATGATTTGCTAGTTGTACAGCGCGTCATTTTTTGTGCCTTTCACTGCATGTCGCTTGCAAGGATATATCGATGTTTGTGGTCAATAACTGTGaccaaagaaaaataataaatgtttgacaGCCTaatggttgggaaacactgctgtCTTGACTATGAGGGGCGAGCTGTACTGATTGGTGTCTTTGGTGTAGATGACGGCGAACAGGTGCTGGTGGACGTGGAAGGCAAGGACCACAAAGACATCGCGCAACACGTCAGGACAATTTTGGGCAAATCCCAGTAAGTAAAAGATGGATTGATGACTTGCATTGACGTCACATTAAGTGGCTGCCAGGTTGGAGGTCCTTACTGAGTGTTAGAATTGCAGTGTCTGGTGTGTGATTATGCTTCTGTTCTCTAGGAatggaacgatatccaaaacgtagcaatacgatattatcatgatatgaatctCACGATTTAATTAACATTATGGGGAGGATGGTGATATCagaaaaaaaggttacaataatataagaaaaaatgagctcataccaaaaaaaaagcacaatattgtgctttcgtACATAACATTAATGAACATAAACATACAATCACTAATAATATTGAGATACTTTCTTTCTAATCCACACAAATATTGAGTTCCTCtacatattgactcgattcaaCTAGTGTTGGCAACACAAATTATTGCATTAACAGATTAATTGCTATTAATTTTGAGCACAGATTATTCTTTAGTTGACAGCgtatggttacgttaaaggttgtgtttgagcaatgaacataactacatgcattaaagtaaagcatttaataaatgtttgtatatgacattcagaatatttgttcacgtcaaaatattggggtcatttttttcccaatttaaaTGATGCAAGTAACTGATGAGAAAAaggaggatgagcatgtgcagtggatcaaaaaatgttggagacgttaaatgttgaaagaattaacacaagtgctcttcaaatttggcgggcaaaaaaatgattaaaaaaaaagaagactttaattaagcaattaatcaaaattttaaaatgtgattaatcggattaaaaaaaaattctttaaaatCCACAGCTGTAATatttacattccccttcatcagacaattattttggattttaaacatagagggGCCATAACATGgcgtatgaaaattaaactacactaaaaaactaaccaccagagggtgctagaactgtacaaatgAAACTGAACTTGACATTAAATATTAAgttacagatgtgctgcttttaatatcgcaacatgacaatattgtggcggTTTCAATATCACGACATTGTCGTTACTGTTGCATCTCTAGGATTAGCTCGGATTTGAAACCCCAAACTCAGAATTATTATGTGGATGTGCTCACCACTTTATCACTGTATCGCTGTCATACTGAATTGTGAATTTTTCACTTGCTCCAGCACCCAAATTTGTTGTCGCGCATGCCCTCGTGTGTGCTGAAAGGTTCAAAATTTGACTTGTTTGCGTCCAGGGCGGTGTTGGATGGAGAAGAGCAAGCCAGGCTGCAGGCCtccaatcctgccaactttGGCCCCGCCAAGTACTGTCTGCGCGAGTGCATATGCGAGGTGGACGGTCAGGTTCCCTGTCCCGGCACCACGCCGCTGCCCAAAGAGATGACGGGCAAGTATCGCACCCAGATGAAAGCGCAACAGGAGTGAACGGCTGaggaagaaacaagaaaaaaaacaaaaacttggaaCGCTTGATGTTGAAGAATCCACAAAGACGCCAGGGCACGCGATTCGTCGATGGATTTCAAAGCCAAAATACTTTGTGACGCTGGTGCTAGAACTTTTgtgacacacctgattcaacaCGGCAGACGCACAAACATGAAATCCTCATTCAACTTGTTTACTTGTGCTCACATGTTAATAAACAGTCCAAAAATGTTCCGTTATGTATCAAAGGGTGAAACCTTCACAAGTGTCTGCACATGAAGTTGAAAGTTCGAGCGGGCTAGAAAACATTTGCTGACAGCGAGTGCTAATACTTGCTGGCATTTACACTGCAGATGTGAAAAGGGGGAAGTCCTGTGCACGCTAAGCTGGAGAGACGTCACAAGAACACACTGGCTGAAGATTTTCCACTGAACCTCATATTCATGATTTCATGTTAGGCATATTGGTCAAGCTCccatgcttaaaaataaaataaaatattgcaagCAAAAAATATGCCAGCTTTGTGGCTAGAgtttgccttttgcaagcatATGGTGAACCTTCACTTTGCAAGCGGATTCACttagcgtttttattttatttttacgtttGCAAGGTTAGTAGTTAGTACGCAAACTGAATTTTTACTAGGACGGAGGAGTTGGATATGTATAAGTGATACTTTCAACTAATTTTGCAATTTCAGTAGTAAAACGTTAGCATTTTGTCTACCATGATTTtgctaacatttttcatgtacaattaacacctttaaaaacacattttgcaacttgtcgactgaaaataaacATCATGCATTGAAGgcttaggtaacaaccaatcacggcttacCTAACATTTTGTCActgtcctgtaaaaaaaaaaaaaaaaaaaaaaaaaaaagacatgcatttttcacaggacagcgacgGATTTACCagttgagccgtgattggtcgttacccgagAAAATTGCAAAATAGGGATTCACGATAAtatcagcaattatcgaccaatttgacgtcatacagaaatcccccgat is a genomic window of Festucalex cinctus isolate MCC-2025b chromosome 2, RoL_Fcin_1.0, whole genome shotgun sequence containing:
- the mrps25 gene encoding small ribosomal subunit protein mS25, with protein sequence MPMKGRFPIRRTLQYLQNGDIIFKPRVKVMTVNYNTQGELSDGARKFVFFNIPQIQYKNPWVQIMMFKNMTPSPFLRFYLDDGEQVLVDVEGKDHKDIAQHVRTILGKSQAVLDGEEQARLQASNPANFGPAKYCLRECICEVDGQVPCPGTTPLPKEMTGKYRTQMKAQQE